Proteins encoded by one window of Colletes latitarsis isolate SP2378_abdomen chromosome 5, iyColLati1, whole genome shotgun sequence:
- the LOC143342005 gene encoding uncharacterized protein LOC143342005: MEVDAVTEMFAASEEKYDIRYTNYIGDGDSKTYKGIVDSKPYGDITVKKKECIGHVQKRMGAQLRKVKKENKGLGGRGKLTAKLIDELTVYYGLAIRKNSNSMEEMKNAIWATFYHKISTDRNPQHEKCPIGKDSWCSWQKAKAHESLENYTHSDPISEDVQQAIRPVYEKLSSNELLERCLGGFTQNSNESVNALIWSMVTSSGAKIVEIATHIAINIFNDGYKNILLIMQTMNLKIGPNAQEACQKWDTQRITVANLRAQQATKEARKQKRAAQKESEDITFAAEETHCMAQALPIEGNAIFAFTTNATVGYLPDLAGQKPV, encoded by the exons ATGGAAGTTGATGCGGTAACAGAAATGTTTGCAGCATCTGAGGAAAAATATGACATAAGATATACTAATTATATCGGCGACGGAGATAGTAAAACGTACAAAGGGATTGTAGATTCGAAACCGTATGGTGATATcactgtaaaaaaaaaagaatgtatTGGCCACGTCCAAAAACGAATGGGTGCGCAACTTCGTAAAGTGAAGAAAGAAAATAAAGGTCTTGGTGGTAGAGGTAAACTAACTGCCAAACTTATTGACGAATTAACCGTTTACTATGGCCTTGCCATCAGAAAGAATTCAAATTCAATGGAAGAAATGAAGAATGCAATCTGGGCCACCTTCTACCATAAAATTTCCACTGACAGGAATCCCCAACATGAGAAATGCCCTATTGGGAAAGATTCCTGGTGTTCATGGCAGAAAGCGAAAGCTCACGAATCTCTGGAAAATTACACACACTCGGACCCAATTTCAGAAGATGTTCAACAAGCTATTCGACCTGTGTATGAAAAATTAAGTAGCAACGAATTATTAGAACGTTGTTTGGGAGGTTTCACTCAAAATAGCAATGAAAGCGTGAACGCTCTCATTTGGTCTATGGTCACTTCCAGTGGTGCAAAAATTGTCGAAATCGCAACTCACATTGCAATAAATATATTCAATGAtggatataaaaatatattactcATCATGCAAActatgaatttaaaaattggaccgaaCGCGCAAGAAGCCTGTCAAAAATGGGACACGCAACGCATCACAGTTGCGAATCTAAGAGCGCAGCAAGCAACAAAAGAGGCTAGGAAACAAAAACGGGCAGCTCAAAAAGAATCTGAAGACATCACTTTTGCTGCGGAAGAGACACATTGTATGGCCCAGGCATTGCCGATTGAAG GCAACGCTATATTTGCATTTACGACGAACGCCACAGTGGGGTATTTGCCCGATCTAGCTGGCCAAAAGCCAGTTTAG